One genomic window of Kaistia geumhonensis includes the following:
- a CDS encoding cytochrome P450, which yields MLDSPTRENVPAGQPFSFDPLTRRASIEARDPGFYQDPYPVFEAIRSETSHFYWEEYGLWCFLGAADLQALFRDKRFGREILHVATREELGIPEIPERLKPFTDIDALSMLDREPPAHTRLRGLVNRAFVSRQVEKLRPRIAALAHDLIDRFAGDGEVELIEAFATPIPVTVIAELLGVPVERAPDLLDWSHKMVAMYQFDRTRAVEDAAVAAAQEFVAFLKEIVAERRLAPADDLLSTLIAAEEAGERLSEDELIATCILLLNAGHEATVHAIGNGVKAILESGLEPSAMFGAEKAAEAVAEECLRFDPPLHFFSRYVLEDLDYAGLPLKKGDRVGLLLGAANRDPARFAEPARFDPFRPPATHFAFGGGIHFCVGAPLARLELEVALPILFERLPGLRIARPPLYRDSYHFHGLAALNLAW from the coding sequence ATGCTCGATAGTCCGACCCGCGAAAACGTCCCGGCCGGCCAACCCTTCAGCTTCGATCCATTGACGCGCCGCGCCTCGATCGAGGCGCGCGATCCGGGTTTCTATCAGGACCCCTATCCGGTCTTCGAGGCGATCCGCAGCGAGACATCGCATTTCTACTGGGAAGAGTACGGGCTCTGGTGTTTTCTGGGGGCCGCCGACCTGCAGGCGCTCTTTCGCGACAAGCGTTTCGGGCGCGAGATCCTGCATGTCGCGACCCGCGAGGAACTCGGGATTCCGGAGATCCCGGAGCGCCTCAAGCCCTTCACCGATATCGATGCGCTCTCGATGCTCGATCGCGAGCCGCCGGCACACACGCGGCTGCGCGGCCTCGTCAACCGCGCCTTCGTCTCGCGTCAGGTCGAGAAGCTGCGCCCGCGCATCGCCGCGCTCGCGCATGACCTCATCGACCGCTTTGCGGGGGATGGCGAGGTCGAGCTGATCGAGGCCTTCGCGACGCCGATCCCGGTGACCGTCATTGCCGAGCTGCTCGGCGTGCCGGTGGAACGGGCGCCCGACCTCCTCGACTGGTCGCACAAGATGGTCGCGATGTACCAGTTCGACCGGACGCGGGCCGTCGAGGACGCCGCGGTCGCGGCCGCGCAGGAGTTCGTCGCCTTCCTCAAGGAGATCGTCGCCGAGCGTCGGCTGGCGCCTGCCGACGACCTGCTCTCGACGCTGATCGCCGCCGAGGAGGCCGGCGAGCGGTTGTCTGAGGACGAGCTGATCGCGACTTGCATCCTCCTTCTGAACGCCGGCCACGAGGCGACGGTCCATGCCATCGGCAATGGCGTGAAGGCGATCCTCGAATCGGGACTGGAGCCGTCGGCGATGTTCGGCGCGGAGAAGGCCGCGGAGGCCGTCGCCGAGGAATGCCTCCGCTTTGACCCGCCGCTGCACTTCTTCTCGCGCTATGTGCTCGAAGACCTCGACTATGCCGGTCTCCCGCTGAAGAAGGGCGACCGGGTCGGGCTGCTGCTCGGCGCCGCCAACCGCGACCCGGCTCGCTTCGCCGAGCCGGCGAGGTTCGATCCGTTCCGTCCGCCGGCGACGCATTTCGCGTTCGGCGGCGGCATCCATTTCTGTGTCGGCGCCCCGCTGGCGCGGCTGGAACTCGAAGTCGCGCTGCCGATCCTTTTCGAGCGGCTGCCGGGCCTGCGGATCGCGCGGCCGCCGCTCTATCGCGACAGCTACCACTTCCACGGCCTGGCGGCGCTGAACCTCGCCTGGTGA